DNA sequence from the Falco peregrinus isolate bFalPer1 chromosome 16, bFalPer1.pri, whole genome shotgun sequence genome:
TCCAAAGACAAGCTTTTCTTTGAGGGCCAGGGGGAAAAATCAATCTAGCAGGCTCCACTTCCCGCTTGGAGAGCTCTGGAGAGACTAGCCCAGCCCCGGCGTGCTCCCCAGCGGCAtcagggagggagcagagcccagccggagcacagctctcctcctcctcctcctcccttggCACTGGCCCATTAGGAAAGAGGGTTTTGTCGATCAGCTCAGCACATTAGGAAATGAAACAGGCTGTGCCCAGAAGCTTCCCCGGGGGTCCATTAGCACCGGCAGATCCTTCCTGCAGCCCAGTGGGTCCCAGAGGATGCTTTTGCTGGCGATTTCCTCCCCGGGCGCAGGGGGAATTGTCTGGGACAGGGTGCCAGCAGTGCGGGTGCATGGGGGAGGGAAGAGTGACCTGCCGCTGTGGGTGCGGGGTGCTCACATGTAAGGTGGGCTGCTGGAGTGACGTGAAACCTCCCCTAGATATGCGAGTTGAACGCGCAGGCATGCTCCAGGTTGCTAATGCACTTCTTGGCTTAGCATCAACCCCCAGAGCTCCAGGATCATGTCTGAGGTCTCTGCACCCCCCCGGGGCGTGGGGTGGGAGACAGGGTGAGGTTCCCCAGGGCACATGCAGAGAAACCAGTCCATTAACACATCTATCAGGACAAGCTGTTACCAATTGCCAGGGAAGGGAATGAGGAGCATCATGTCGTCTCAGTATGGGTGCTGCCACCCCACACggagcagccagcccccagGCAGAGCATCTCACCTGTGTTTAATTCTTTCCTGTGGTTGCTGTCTCTTCCACAGGTATAAGAGTGTGGTGACACCCCGGCGGGCAGCAGTGGCCATCGCTTGCTGTTGGATCGTCTCCTTTCTGGTGGGACTCACCCCTATGTTTGGCTGGAACAACCTGAACAAGATGCGGAGGACTCAGGAGCTGAATGGCAGCCACACGGAGTTTGTCATCAAGTGCCAGTTTGAGACGGTCATCAGCATGGAGTACATGGTGTACTTCAACTTCTTCGTTTGGGTCCTGCCTCCCCTGTTGCTGATGCTGCTCATCTACTTGGAAGTCTTCAATCTCATCCGCAAGCAACTCAACAAGAAggtctcctccagctccaaCGACCCCCAGAAGTATTATGGGAAGGAGCTGAAGATCGCCAAGTCATTAGCACTGGTCCTCTTCCTCTTCGCGCTCAGCTGGCTCCCTCTGCACGTCCTCAACTGCATCACCTTGTTCTGCCCATCCTGTGAGACACCACACATCCTCACCTACATCGCCATCTTCCTCACCCATGGCAACTCGGCCATGAACCCCATTGTCTACGCCTTCAGGATCAAGAAGTTCCGGACAGCCTTCCTGCAGATCTGGAACCAGTACTTCTGctgcaaaaccaacaaaaacgCCAGCACCACCACGGCTGAGCCGGGCAACTAGGGGCTGGGAGAGAGCAGAGGAGGGTCCTCCGTGCCCAGCCCACATGGGGCCATCTGGCCACTGTCCCTGCTGTCAGGGGAAAGGGTAGAGAGGACCGGGAAGGCTGGGTTCACCAGCCCTGTGCAATCCAAACAGCCGtgtcccccagctgccccaggaggTTATTTATTCACAAGCATCGTACTGTTTTGATATTGTAGCCTGCaatgttcctttctttttttttttttcctgtttgtttctgtttttcatttttttaagggtTGCCAAGTATTTAAGGAGAAATTGTACAGACAAAGACGCAGTTTATCTTCAtgcaaataaagtaaaatgaTAAAAACCACCCAGGAGGTCCTCTGCCATTGATGGAGAGAGACCTCTAGCTCCTTGGAGCGTGGCAGTTGGTGATGCGGGGAACACCTCATACCCTGGCCCCTGCATCCATGGACCCATGGAATGGCAGTGAAGCTGCTGGGAATTGGGAGAGCCCAGGGCAATGTGgtttctgcagctctgaagcTGGGAGCTTTCAagctctttctttcccccacGGAGAGGTGAGCTGGGCTGAGACATGGGAAGAGATAGGAAAAGGCACCCCGTGGCAACGCCAGCACGCCCAGGGTGACGAACCCACCATCCCCACAGAGCAAAGAGTCGTTCTCCAACTCACAGATACCAGGGAGGTAGGTAGAGGGGAAAGGAAGCCTTTAAGCATAACCCCAGGGTACTCTGCAAG
Encoded proteins:
- the ADORA1 gene encoding adenosine receptor A1 — protein: MAHSVSAFQAAYISIEVLIALVSVPGNILVIWAVKMNQALRDATFCFIVSLAVADVAVGALVIPLAIIINIGPQTEFYSCLMVACPVLILTESSILALLAIAVDRYLRVKIPVRYKSVVTPRRAAVAIACCWIVSFLVGLTPMFGWNNLNKMRRTQELNGSHTEFVIKCQFETVISMEYMVYFNFFVWVLPPLLLMLLIYLEVFNLIRKQLNKKVSSSSNDPQKYYGKELKIAKSLALVLFLFALSWLPLHVLNCITLFCPSCETPHILTYIAIFLTHGNSAMNPIVYAFRIKKFRTAFLQIWNQYFCCKTNKNASTTTAEPGN